In Silene latifolia isolate original U9 population chromosome X, ASM4854445v1, whole genome shotgun sequence, the following proteins share a genomic window:
- the LOC141620369 gene encoding protein FAR1-RELATED SEQUENCE 1-like, which translates to MQTDSSSVTQPHSTPIVQEQPNPQPNNQLVLSHTPNGGERWMRVVEHKFRPTIGAVFASLEAGIKFYEVYARACGFTPRKHSTKTLRGGVAHQKFVVCNRQGFRESKPKQRPRTKDDENMGNCSSTASTVTRRVKITRIGCRAYVRFALLHGLDGPAMIDEFSEVHNHRLTSVCNRDLDKISRSLDMFQKTLILDNSKLNIGAGLTFRPVKELVNGLSFVFKTARHRYCMWHITQKITDKVGSALCRDTDFLARFNAVVWDPDMEPSEFEEKWQKVISDFELEDNDWLTTMFDDRHHWIPAYHRDLALGCILRTTQRS; encoded by the exons ATGCAAACAG ACTCAAGTTCTGTCACTCAACCCCATTCTACGCCAATTGTCCAAGAGCAACCCAATCCTCAACCAAATAATCAGCTTGTTCTGTCTCACACGCCTAATGGAGGTGAGCGCTGGATGCGTGTGGTTGAGCACAAGTTTAGACCTACCATTGGTGCAGTTTTCGCCTCCCTTGAGGCTGGAATCAAGTTCTACGAGGTTTATGCTCGGGCATGCGGATTTACCCCTCGGAAGCACAGTACGAAAACACTACGAGGTGGTGTTGCACACCAAAAATTCGTAGTCTGCAACCGTCAAGGGTTCAGGGAATCTAAACCGAAACAGCGTCCCAGAACCAAGGATGATGAGAATATGGGTAATTGTTCGTCCACAGCTAGTACAGTTACACGGCGAGTTAAAATCACAAGAATTGGATGCCGAGCATACGTCAGATTTGCCCTTCTACATGGCCTTGATGGCCCAGCTATGATTGACGAGTTTTCTGAAGTCCACAATCATCGTCTCACCTCTGTCTGTAACAGAGATCTCGATAAGATTTCACGATCCCTTGATATGTTCCAGAAGACGCTTATCTTGGACAACTCCAAGTTGAATATTGGCGCTGGATTGACCTTTAGACCGGTTAAGGAACTTGTCAATGG GCTTTCCTTCGTTTTCAAGACAGCTAGGCATcgttattgtatgtggcatattacaCAAAAGATCACGGACAAAGTTGGTTCAGCACTCTGCAGAGACACGGACTTCCTTGCTCGCTTCAACGCTGTTGTTTGGGACCCTGATATGGAGCCGTCGGAGTTCGAAGAGAAGTGGCAGAAGGTCATTTCAGATTTCGAGCTGGAagataatgattggttgactacaaTGTTCGACGACAGACACCATTGGATTCCTGCCTACCATCGTGACCTTGCCTTGGGCTGCATATTAAGAACAACACAACGATCGTAA